CGACGCACGCAGCGAATCCTGTGTGACCGCACGGATATCCTGGCCGTCGATCAAGATCTTGCCGCCGGAGACGTCGTAGAGACGGAACAGCAGGCGCGAGATCGTCGACTTGCCCGCACCGGACGGACCGACGATCGCGACCGTCTTGCCGGCCGGCACCTCGAAGCTGATGCCTTTCAGGATCGGACGTGTCGGCTCATAGGCAAAGCGCACGTCCTCGAAGCGCACGGTGCCGGCGGAGACGACCAGCGGCTGCGCATCCGGCATGTCCTTGATCTCGGCCTCGCGGCCCAGCACATTGAACATCTTCTCGATGTCGATGATCGCCTGCTTGATCTCGCGATAGACCATGCCCATGAAATTCAGCGGCTGGTAGAGCTGGATCATCATGGCGTTGACCAGCACGAAATCGCCGACCGTGTTGGTGCCGTTGCGCACGCCGATCGCGCACATCAGCATGGTCGCGGTCAGGCCCAGCGTGAAGATCACGGCCTGGCCGGTGTTGAGCACGGCGAGCGAGGTATAGCTGTGCACGCTCGCCTCCTCGTAACGCGCCACCGACCTGTCGTAACGCTGCGCCTCGCGCGATTCCGCATTGAAGTATTTGACGGTCTCGTAGTTGAGCAGCGAGTCGATCGCCTTCGTGTTCGCCTCGGTGTCGGAATCGTTCATCTTGCGGCGGATGCCGATCCGCCACTCGGTCGCGATATAGGTGTAGTACATGTAGAGCGTGACCGTGATCAGGGTCGCAACCACGTAGCGCCAGTCGAACTGCCAGAGCAGCACGGCCATCAAGAGCGTGACCTCGACGATGGTCGGGATCAGCTGCAGAATCACCATCCGCACGATGACCTCGATGCCCTCGCGGCCGCGCTCGAGCACGCGCGTCAGGCCGCCGGTCTTGCGCTCGAGATGGAAGCGCAGCGACAGCTCGTGCATGTGGATGAAGGTGATGCTCGCAAGCTTGCGCACCGCATGCATGGCGACGCGGGCGAAGATACCGTCGCGCCACTGCGTCAGCACCGCCATCAGGATGCGCATCACACCGTAGCTCGCGGTCAGCACGAGCGGCGCGGCGATCACCCAGAGATGCCAGTTGTCGGCCTGCACCGGCGCGGTGTTGGCGCCGGTCAGGGCATCCGTCGCCCATTTG
This genomic stretch from Bradyrhizobium sp. CCGB12 harbors:
- a CDS encoding ABC transporter ATP-binding protein/permease, whose amino-acid sequence is MDQPQSFDGADVPDPVGEQPAGATLMGTLAHLWPYIWPGDRFDLKMRVIWSMVLLLAAKLITLTVPFSFKWATDALTGANTAPVQADNWHLWVIAAPLVLTASYGVMRILMAVLTQWRDGIFARVAMHAVRKLASITFIHMHELSLRFHLERKTGGLTRVLERGREGIEVIVRMVILQLIPTIVEVTLLMAVLLWQFDWRYVVATLITVTLYMYYTYIATEWRIGIRRKMNDSDTEANTKAIDSLLNYETVKYFNAESREAQRYDRSVARYEEASVHSYTSLAVLNTGQAVIFTLGLTATMLMCAIGVRNGTNTVGDFVLVNAMMIQLYQPLNFMGMVYREIKQAIIDIEKMFNVLGREAEIKDMPDAQPLVVSAGTVRFEDVRFAYEPTRPILKGISFEVPAGKTVAIVGPSGAGKSTISRLLFRLYDVSGGKILIDGQDIRAVTQDSLRASIGMVPQDTVLFNDTIRYNIRYGRWDASDSEVEEAARLAQIDHFIRMAPMGYETQVGERGLKLSGGEKQRVAIARTVLKAPPILVLDEATSALDTHTEHEIQGALDRVAKNRTSLVIAHRLSTIVGADEIIVLDQGRIAERGTHARLLAHAGLYASMWNRQREAEAAREKLAKMADSSEALNREPPPVDDALTTPAAAE